In the Populus trichocarpa isolate Nisqually-1 chromosome 1, P.trichocarpa_v4.1, whole genome shotgun sequence genome, one interval contains:
- the LOC7491429 gene encoding inactive leucine-rich repeat receptor-like protein kinase CORYNE isoform X2 produces the protein MGKRRYSTQISNNKDTSSLLFLFILCLYYTTVQCQESSKVTPPFPSTPTHSKNGLKRILVSIFLGVLTGLTGAVVFAFVVRFLVRYMKRTPILKGPVIFSPKITPKSLQSALENENQLLGSSSNGKYYRTVLDNGLTIAVKRFEPFEIGSPERQSKSVKRRIQQELEMLASLRHRNLMSLRAYVREPDRFSLVYDCVPTGSLEDAMNRVRENELQLGWEVRLRIAVGVIKGLRYLHFDCVPQILHYNLKPRNVILDAEFEPRLADFGLAKLTPNLDRATSGYSAPECFQNCRGGDGKEY, from the coding sequence ATGGGGAAAAGAAGATACAGTACTCAAATTAGCAACAACAAAGACACATCTTCACTGCTTTTTCTGTTCATTCTTTGCTTATACTACACAACTGTACAATGCCAAGAAAGTAGTAAAGTCACACCTCCATTTCCTTCTACACCAACCCATTCCAAGAATGGACTCAAAAGAATACTTGTAAGCATCTTTTTAGGAGTCTTGACTGGATTGACAGGAGCcgttgtttttgcttttgtagTCCGTTTCCTGGTCCGGTACATGAAGAGAACTCCAATTCTCAAAGGCCCGGTTATATTTTCTCCAAAAATCACTCCTAAAAGTCTTCAATCAGCTCTTGAAAATGAGAATCAGTTGCTAGGTTCAAGCTCCAATGGAAAGTATTACAGGACTGTACTGGACAATGGGCTAACCATTGCTGTCAAGAGGTTTGAGCCATTTGAGATTGGCTCCCCGGAGAGGCAGAGCAAGTCAGTAAAGAGAAGGATACAGCAGGAGCTGGAAATGCTAGCTAGTTTGAGACATCGGAATCTGATGAGTTTAAGGGCTTATGTTCGCGAACCAGATAGGTTCTCTTTGGTTTATGATTGTGTGCCAACTGGGAGTCTTGAAGATGCAATGAACAGAGTGAGAGAGAATGAGTTGCAGCTCGGGTGGGAAGTTCGACTTCGGATTGCCGTTGGGGTTATCAAAGGGCTTAGGTATCTTCATTTTGATTGTGTCCCTCAGATTTTGCATTATAATTTGAAGCCTAGGAATGTGATTTTGGATGCTGAGTTTGAACCAAGGTTGGCTGATTTTGGACTGGCTAAGCTTACGCCTAATCTGGATAGAGCTACATCTGGATATAGCGCTCCCGAGTGTTTCCAAAATTGCAG